CCGGATCGAGGTGTTCGGCACCCGGCGGAAGCGCCAAATCCGTGCGCCGCGCCGTCGTGAGGAATGCGTCGATCACCGTATTCCCGGTAACGATGACGTCGTTTGCAGCGGTGTGCTCGCGCAGTAGATGCTCGCGCGCCAGCGGCGTGGGCGCGAAGTGATACGACGCGATCGTTCCCGTGAGCCGGCGATTCATCTCTTCGGGGTACGGCGACCAGCGGTCGTTGGTGCGCAGGCCCGCTTCAACGTGTCCCACCGGGATGCGCGCGTAAAACGCGGCGAGTGCGGCCGAGGTGCTTGTAGCCGTATCGCCGTGCACCAGCACGACGTCCGGGCAAGCCTCGGTTAGAATGCGCTCCATGCCGCCGAGCACGCGCGTGGTGATCTCGGTGAGCGTTTGATCGGGCGTCATGATGTTGAGATCGTAACGCGGCTCGATCTCGAAAAGCCGCAAGAGATCGTCCAACATCTGCCGATGCTGCGCCGTCACGCACACGATCGAGTCGACGCGGGAGTTATTCGCAAGCGCGTGCACGACGGGTGCCATTTTGATCGTATCGGGACGCGTGCCGAACACGGTCATAACCTTGAGTCTCTCGGTCACAGTCTCGCAACTTTTAGCAGCGGGTTAAACCCCGTGGAGAGCAACAGCGCGGCGGCTCCGAGGACGAAGCACACCGCGTAGATGAGCAAGACCGCCTGGCGCACGTTGAGGCCGTAGCGGAAGATCAACTGATGGTGAAAGTGTCCGCGATCGGCCTCGGTGATGCGTTTGCCCGAACGCGCGCGCCGGTAGATCGCGGCGGCCGTATCGAGAATCGGCAAAGCCAAGACGACCAACGGGACGATGAGCCCCACGGCGATGACGCTCTTGCTCGCGCCGATGATCGAGACCGTCGCAAAAACGTAGCCGATAAAGAGCGAACCGGCGTCGCCCAGAAAGATGCGCGCCGGATTGAAGTTGTACGGCAAGAATCCCAACGCCGCTCCAGCTAGCGCGATCACGACCAGCGCGACGACGGGGTTCGCGTGCAGGATGGCAATCGCGAACAGAAAGATGCCGGAGATCGCGGTCACGCCCGCGAGCAGGCCGTCGAGCCCGTCGATGAAATTGATCGCGTTCATCATACCGACGTACCATAGCAGCGTGAGCGGCACGCCGACCCACACCGGAAAGTTCACGTATTGATGCGTGAACGGATTCTCGATACCGGGAATCAAGAAACCGTAAATCATCGAGACGAGCGCTACGACGATCTGCGCGAGAAATTTATTGCGCGGACGCATCTGCATGATGTCGTCCCAAAGGCCGACCCCGAGAATCAGCATGCTCCCGAAGAGCAGCCCGACCAAGTTGTGAACCGACGCGAGCTGGTCGTGAAGCTGATCTTGCAGCGACTCGGTCGGATCGGGCGGAAAGAAGCCGTGGACGTGCGCGAGCGCGACGCCCAGAACGGCAAAGAGTGCGAATGCAAATCCGAAGAAGACGGCGACGCCGCCGATACGCGGGGTTTCTTTCTCGTGCACGCGCCGTTCCTCACCCAATCGATCGATGACGCCCAGGTGCGTCGCGAGCCGGCAGATGAGCGGGGTTGCGAAGGTCGTCGCCGCGAGCGCGATGACGAACGCCGCGATATAGAGGTAGACGACCTCGTTCATACGCGGCTGCCCTCGAGCGCCGCGAACTGCGCGAGCGCGACGCCCGCTTCGGCGAGGAGTTCCTGCGCGATCGGATCGATGTAGGCGGCTTCGTAGACGATCTTCACGACGCCGGCGCTAATGAGCAGCTTCGAGCAATTCACGCACGGCTGGTGCGTGCAGTAGGCGATCGAGTTCGCGAGGGTGATCCCGTGCAATGCCGCTTGGACGACGGCGTTGGCCTCGGCGTGCGTGGCGCGCACGCAATGCTCGCTCGCGAGCGTGCAGCCGACCTCGGCGCAATGCGCGACGCCGCGCGGCGCACCGTTGTAGCCGGTCGTCAGAATGCGATGGTCGCGCACGAGCACCGCGCCGACCGACGCGCGGGGGCACGTCGCTCGCGTCGCGACGGTGCGAGCGATCTGCATGAAGTATTCATCCCAGCCTGGGCGCATGATCTCTAGTCTTATCCGGCTAGGCGACTACTGCCTGGGGCGCACGGAGACCGGAACCGAACTCGTGCTCCCGAACATCCGGTCGCCGGCATCGCCGAGGCCGGGCAAGATGTAGCCGTGATCGTTGAGCCGCTCGTCGAGCGCGCCGGTAACGACGCGAACGTCCGGATGCGCGGCGGCGATGCGAGCGATGCCCTCGGGCGCGGCGAGTACGCTCACGAACGTCAGGTGCCGCGCTCCGCGTGTCGCCAGCGCGTCGAGCGCTGCGGCGCCGGAGTTGCCGGTCGCGAGCATCGGATCGAGCACGAAGACGTGACGCTCCGAGAGATCGTCGGGCACGTTCGCATAATAGGGCACCGGCTGCAGCGAACTCGGATCGCGATAGAAGCCGAGGTGCGCGACGACCGCATCGTCGATCACTGCGAGAAATCCCGGAAGCAGCCCGAGGCCCGCGCGCAGGATCGGTGCGACGACCGGACGCGTGGCGATGCGCTGCGCCGTCGTTTGCGCGACCGGCGTTACGACGCGCTCGTCGCGCAACGGCAGCCGCCGCGTCGCCTCATAGGCGAGAAAAACGCCCAGCTCTTCGAGCAATTTTCGAAAGACCGGGGTCGGCGTATCCCGATCGCGCAAGCGCGCGAGCCGGTCGGCAACCGCCGGATGGTCGACGACGTGCAGCGACGACGCGATTTGCGACATACGGCCTTAAGGCACGTCGAAGCGAGCCGTTAGTTCGCGCACGCGGCCGCGCAGGGAGTCGATCTTTGCGCGGGCGGCGATGTCGTCGAGGCCGGCGCAGATGATCTTTGCGACTTCGCGGCAATCCTCGACTCCGAATCCGCGGGTCGTGATCGCGGGCGTGCCGATGCGGATGCCGCTGGCCACGAACGGTTTTTGCTTGTCGTACGGGATCGCGTTCTTGTTGACCGTGATGCCGATCTCGTCGAGATACTTCTCGGCGTCCTTACCGGTGAGCCCCTTGACCGACAGATCCACCAGCATCAAGTGCGTGTCGGTCCCGCCGCCGACCAGCCGCAGACCGTTCGCGGTAAACTCGTCGGCCATCGCTTTGGCGTTCGCGACGACGCGTTCTTGATAGGTTTTGAAATCGGGGCGCAGCGCTTCGCCGAAGGCGACGGCCTTGGCGGCGATCGTGTGCATGAACGGGCCGCCTTGGATGCCGGGGAAGATCGACTTGTCGATCGCCTGCGCCCATTTTTCGGTGCAGAGGATCAGCCCGCCGCGCGGACCGCGCAGCGTTTTGTGGGTCGTCGAGGTCACGAAATCGGCGAGCGCTACCGGAGAGGGGTGCAGCCCGACGGCAACCAGACCCGCGATGTGCGCCATATCGACCAGAAACGTCGCGCCGACCTCGTCGGCGATCTCGCGAAACGGCGCGTACTCCATGGTGCGCGGATACGCACTCGCACCCGCGATGATCATCTTGGGCTTGTGTTCGCGCGCGAGCGAGCGTACTTCGTCGAAATCGATCAGCTCGTCGTCTTTGCGCACGCCGTAAGCGATCGCGTTGTAGAGTTTTCCGCTAAAGCTCACCTTCGTTCCGTGCGTGAGATGACCGCCGTGCGCGAGCGACATCCCGAGCACGGTATCTCCCGGCTGGAGATGCGCCATGAAGACCGCCATGTTTGCCTGGGCGCCGGCGTGCGCTTGCACGTTGGCATGATCGGCACCGAAGAGCGACTTCAAGCGCTCGATCGCGAGCGTCTCCGCGACGTCGACGTACTCGCAGCCGCCGTAGTAGCGCTTTCCCGGATAGCCTTCGGCGTATTTATTGGTCATCACGCAGCCCATCGCTTCGCGGACCGCTTTGCTCGCGTAGTTTTCCGAGGCGATGAGTTCGAGGTTGTCGCGCTGACGCTTATCCTCGTCCTGGATCGCCGCAAACACTTGCGCGTCTTCCGCCTGGAGCGAGGTCAGCTCTAAAATATTCATGTGTACTTCCTTACGGACGTCCGCGAAAGACGATGCGGCCCGACATCACGGCGATGATCGCCATGACGACGGCCCAAATCCAAGCGAAGGCGACGTTGCCCCCGTGTCCCCAGAGCGCGATGACGACGTCGTAGAGACCGAGCAAAATCGAACCGGCGAAGACGACGATCATGACCCAGCGCTGCTGCCCCGTCACGTCGCGCTGCCTTGCAGGTCGGCTGCGGGCGTCTGCGCTCCCGTTACGGCGCCGGCCTCGATCGCTTTTAGCGTACGGGCCTTCTGCGCGTCGGTATATTCGAAGAGTTGTTCCACGCGATGCGCGTGGCGGCCGCCGTCGAACGGCGTGGCGAGAAAAACCTCGACGAGCCGTTCGATCATTTCCCAGCCCGTGAGGCGCTCCGAGAGTGCGAGCACGTTGGCGTCGTTATGCCGGCGTGAAAGTTCGGCAGCGAGCGGTTCGAAGGCGGCCGCGCAACGCACGCCGGGCACTTTGTTGGCCGCAATCGAGATGCCCAAACTCGAACCGCAGACCACGATTCCGCGCTCGGCCTGTCCCGACGCGACCGCTTCGCCGACGGCGTACCCATATTGCGGGTAGTCGACCGGCGTGGCATCGTGGGTGCCGAAGTCGGTGACGGTGTGGCCGGCATCGCGCAACATCTGCGCGACGCGATCTTTGCATTCGAAGCCGGCGTGATCGGCTCCAACGGCGATTTTCATGAGCGCAGGGCCTTCCCTTAAGCGGTCGAAACGGTCGCGCCATATGAAGCTGGCCTGCTCGAGCACGGCATTCGATCGACAACTTCGCAGCGGCGATCTCACACAACTCGAATGGATCGACCTGTGCGCGCGCGAGCTCGGAGCCGACGGCGTCGTTTTTGACGTTGCGCACTTTCCGCGAATCGACGGCGACTACCTCGCCCAAGTCAAGAAGATGTGCGCCGACCTCGGATTGACCGTCGCGGCCGTACGCGACGACGGCTTCTTTGCCGCCGGCGAAGCGCCGATGACCGCAACGCTCGATCTCGCACTGGCACTCGGCGCGCCGCTGCTCGCATCGCAACTCGAAACCGAGACCGCGACTTCCTGGACGAGCGCCCTCGAACGCATCGGGATGGCTACGTCGCTTGCCAAGGGCCGCAACGTTACGCTTGCCGTACGCAATCGCCGGGCAACGTTCGCTGCGAGTTCGCACGACATGCGCCGCGTATCCAAAGAAGCCGACTCGGCGTGGCTGCGCTTGGGGCCGGATTTTTCGGAGTTCGACCCCTCGGACGATCTCGCGGGCGTGCTGGCCCGAAGCGTACTCGTTTGGTACGCCGGAAGCGATAGCGCGACGGCGGCCTCGACCACGGCCCGGCTGGGCGCGTTTCGTGGGTTTCTCGCGGTGGAGACCGAAACCGGCTCTGCAACGATCGAGTCGCTCGCAGCGACCTTCGCTCTGCTCGAGGGTTAAGCAGGAGGTCCAGGTGCCGCAGAGTGCCCGTCCCGCCGACGCCGCACCGATCCCGTCGGGGACCGTGGCGTTCCTGTTTACCGACATCGAAGGCAGCACGCAACGCTGGGAGCGCTATCGCGATGCGACGGCGGCCGCGGTCAAACTCCACGACGCATTGCTGCGCGGCGCGATCGAATCTCACAGCGGATACGTCTTCAAAACGATCGGCGATGCGTTTTGCGCGGCCTTTCCGACCGTTCGCGATGCGATCGGTGCCGCGTTGGAAGCGCAGCGCGCGCTGGCCGCCGAGGACTTCTCGGCGGTCGATTCGCTCAAAGTTCGTATGTCGATCCACGTCGGCCATGCCGACGAGCGCGACGGCGATTACTTCGGCCCCACGGTCAACCGCGTCGCCCGGCTGCTCGCCGTCGGCTACGGCGGCCAGGTGCTGGTCTCGGGCGCGGCGGCCGACCTCGTGCAGGACGAATTGCCGCCGCAAGCGTCGCTGCGCGATCTCGGCGCGCATCGCCTGAAAGATCTCACGCAACCCGAACAGGTCTATCAACTCGTCGCACCCGATCTCCAGCAGCAATTTTTCGCGCTCAAATCGCTCGAATCGCTGCCGAACAATCTGCCGCTGCAAGTCACGAGTTTCGTCGGACGCGAAACCGATGCCGCGGAGATCGCGCGACACATGGGACGAACGCGGCTGCTCACGTTGGTTGGAACCGGCGGTGTGGGAAAGACGCGGCTCGCGCTGCAGACCGGCGCCGATCTGCTCGACCGTTACGCCGACGGCGTGTGGTACGTGGAGTTCGCTCCGCTCGTGGATGCGACGCTGATTCCCAACACCGTCGGCGCGATCTTTGGAATCACCGATCAGCCCGGCAAATCGCTGACCGACGTCATCGTGAGCGCGCTGCGCAACAAAGCGGCGCTGTTGATATTCGACAATTGCGAGCACGTCGTCGCCGAAGCGGCCGCGATCGCCGACGCGCTGATTCGCGGTTGTCCGAAGGTGCAGCTGCTGGCGACCTCGCGCGAAGGGCTCGGTATAAGCGGCGAGACCGTTCACCGCGTGGCGTCGCTCTCGCTCCCGCCGCCCGTTGCCGGCATCGGCGCCGAAGAAGCGCGCGCCTACGCGGCCGTGGCGCTCTTTGCCGAACGCGCTGCGGCGGCGAACACGCGATTCGAACTCACCGATCGCAACGCGACCGTCGTCGCCGATGTCTGCCGCCGGCTCGACGGTATCGCGCTCGCGATCGAACTGGCCGCAACGCGCCTGAAGGTTCTTTCGATCGAACAGCTGGCAGCGAAACTCGACGAGCGCTTTCGCCTCTTGACCGGCGGGAGCCGAACGGCACTTCCGCGCCAGCAAACGATGCGCGCGCTCATCGACTGGAGTTACGACCTTCTGGGCGATGCCGAAAAGGCCGTATTCCGGCGCGTGGCCGTTTTTGCCGGGGGCTGGACGCTCGAAGCGGCCGGCGAGATCTGCAGCGACGACGCGATCGAATCGTGGGACGTGTTGGATCTGCTCGGCGCTCTCGTCGACAAATCGATGGTCGTCGCCGAATTGGCCGACGGCGAGCAGCGGTACCGCCTGCTCGAATCGACGCGCCAGTATGCGAGCGAAAAACTCGGTGAGAGCGGCGAACGCGAACATCTGCGCGGAAAGCACGCGGCGTATTATCTCGCGCTGCTGCGCGAAGCCGAACCGTCGTTAAATGTCACGCCCATGGGAACGTGGATCGCTCCCTTGGCTGCCGAAACCGACAACTTTCGCCTCGCATTGGATTGGTATCTCACGGATAAGACCGATCCCGAACTCGGCGCCGAGTTGATCGCGCTGCTAATCGAAGTCTTTTCGGAGATCTCCCGGCCCGCCGAACTCTGGCGCTGGCTCGTCGTCGCCCATGGCGCGCTGGGCGAATCCGGCGATCCCGCGTTGCGCGCGCGACTGCTCGGCGGCATGTCGGCGATCTCCGACGCCATCGGCATGGGCTTCTCGCAGCGACTGGAACTCGCCCAACAGGCCTTAGCTATTTTTCGCGAGTGCGGCACGACGCTCGACATCGCGCGCGCGACCGTGCAGGTAGGACTCTACTATGCATTTGTGGAGCGCATTACCGAAGCAACGCCGCTTTTTGAGGAAGGTCTCGAACTCGCGCGACGGACAAAAGATCGGCGGCTGATCGCGCGCGCGCTCGCGGCTGAGAGCTACTGCTTGAGCGACTTGGAGGCAAAACGTCAATGCCTGCGCGAGGCAACCGCGCTGTATCGGGCCGCCGGCGACGATCGCGGCGCGGCGCGTACGCAATCGTGGCTCGCCGAACAAGAATTTCGCTTCGGCGACGTTGGCGCGGCGCTCGCGCACGCCAACGAATCGATTGCGATCTGCCGGCGGCGGCGCTTTCGATCCAATCTCGTGGTGCATCTCGTCAATGCGGCAGCGTATCATCTCTGGATCGGCGCCGTCGATGAGGCTCGTGACGCCGCACGCGAAGCGATTGGAATCTGCCAGGAGATCCAAGATCTGCTCGACGTGCCGATCTGCATTCAGCACCTCGCGGGCGTCGCGCAGGCCCGAGGCGATGCCGAACGCGCGGCGCGTCTGCTCGGTTTTACCGACGCACGATTCCTAGCCATCGACGAAGTGCGCCAGATGACCGAAAAGCGGCTCTACGACCGGATCGTCGAGGCGCTGCTCGGTACGCTCGGCGCGGACGAGCTGCGCGCCCACATGGCGGCCGGCGCGCTGCTCGGCG
The sequence above is a segment of the Candidatus Baltobacteraceae bacterium genome. Coding sequences within it:
- the wecB gene encoding UDP-N-acetylglucosamine 2-epimerase (non-hydrolyzing): MTERLKVMTVFGTRPDTIKMAPVVHALANNSRVDSIVCVTAQHRQMLDDLLRLFEIEPRYDLNIMTPDQTLTEITTRVLGGMERILTEACPDVVLVHGDTATSTSAALAAFYARIPVGHVEAGLRTNDRWSPYPEEMNRRLTGTIASYHFAPTPLAREHLLREHTAANDVIVTGNTVIDAFLTTARRTDLALPPGAEHLDPARPLVLVTAHRRENHPHMREMCLAMRAIAELPMRPQILWPVHPSPHVRPVAHEILGDVPGVVLTDPIDYAAMVAAVRACTFVLTDSGGLQEEAPCLGKPVLVMREETERPEGLEAGTLELVGHRRDRIVEAAVRLLTSPAEYERMARASNPYGDGQASERIVSWLLARLRGGVYPRPFETGEAA
- a CDS encoding MraY family glycosyltransferase, with amino-acid sequence MNEVVYLYIAAFVIALAATTFATPLICRLATHLGVIDRLGEERRVHEKETPRIGGVAVFFGFAFALFAVLGVALAHVHGFFPPDPTESLQDQLHDQLASVHNLVGLLFGSMLILGVGLWDDIMQMRPRNKFLAQIVVALVSMIYGFLIPGIENPFTHQYVNFPVWVGVPLTLLWYVGMMNAINFIDGLDGLLAGVTAISGIFLFAIAILHANPVVALVVIALAGAALGFLPYNFNPARIFLGDAGSLFIGYVFATVSIIGASKSVIAVGLIVPLVVLALPILDTAAAIYRRARSGKRITEADRGHFHHQLIFRYGLNVRQAVLLIYAVCFVLGAAALLLSTGFNPLLKVARL
- a CDS encoding cytidine/deoxycytidylate deaminase family protein — protein: MRPGWDEYFMQIARTVATRATCPRASVGAVLVRDHRILTTGYNGAPRGVAHCAEVGCTLASEHCVRATHAEANAVVQAALHGITLANSIAYCTHQPCVNCSKLLISAGVVKIVYEAAYIDPIAQELLAEAGVALAQFAALEGSRV
- the upp gene encoding uracil phosphoribosyltransferase gives rise to the protein MSQIASSLHVVDHPAVADRLARLRDRDTPTPVFRKLLEELGVFLAYEATRRLPLRDERVVTPVAQTTAQRIATRPVVAPILRAGLGLLPGFLAVIDDAVVAHLGFYRDPSSLQPVPYYANVPDDLSERHVFVLDPMLATGNSGAAALDALATRGARHLTFVSVLAAPEGIARIAAAHPDVRVVTGALDERLNDHGYILPGLGDAGDRMFGSTSSVPVSVRPRQ
- the glyA gene encoding serine hydroxymethyltransferase — translated: MNILELTSLQAEDAQVFAAIQDEDKRQRDNLELIASENYASKAVREAMGCVMTNKYAEGYPGKRYYGGCEYVDVAETLAIERLKSLFGADHANVQAHAGAQANMAVFMAHLQPGDTVLGMSLAHGGHLTHGTKVSFSGKLYNAIAYGVRKDDELIDFDEVRSLAREHKPKMIIAGASAYPRTMEYAPFREIADEVGATFLVDMAHIAGLVAVGLHPSPVALADFVTSTTHKTLRGPRGGLILCTEKWAQAIDKSIFPGIQGGPFMHTIAAKAVAFGEALRPDFKTYQERVVANAKAMADEFTANGLRLVGGGTDTHLMLVDLSVKGLTGKDAEKYLDEIGITVNKNAIPYDKQKPFVASGIRIGTPAITTRGFGVEDCREVAKIICAGLDDIAARAKIDSLRGRVRELTARFDVP
- the rpiB gene encoding ribose 5-phosphate isomerase B; protein product: MKIAVGADHAGFECKDRVAQMLRDAGHTVTDFGTHDATPVDYPQYGYAVGEAVASGQAERGIVVCGSSLGISIAANKVPGVRCAAAFEPLAAELSRRHNDANVLALSERLTGWEMIERLVEVFLATPFDGGRHAHRVEQLFEYTDAQKARTLKAIEAGAVTGAQTPAADLQGSAT
- a CDS encoding adenylate/guanylate cyclase domain-containing protein, encoding MPQSARPADAAPIPSGTVAFLFTDIEGSTQRWERYRDATAAAVKLHDALLRGAIESHSGYVFKTIGDAFCAAFPTVRDAIGAALEAQRALAAEDFSAVDSLKVRMSIHVGHADERDGDYFGPTVNRVARLLAVGYGGQVLVSGAAADLVQDELPPQASLRDLGAHRLKDLTQPEQVYQLVAPDLQQQFFALKSLESLPNNLPLQVTSFVGRETDAAEIARHMGRTRLLTLVGTGGVGKTRLALQTGADLLDRYADGVWYVEFAPLVDATLIPNTVGAIFGITDQPGKSLTDVIVSALRNKAALLIFDNCEHVVAEAAAIADALIRGCPKVQLLATSREGLGISGETVHRVASLSLPPPVAGIGAEEARAYAAVALFAERAAAANTRFELTDRNATVVADVCRRLDGIALAIELAATRLKVLSIEQLAAKLDERFRLLTGGSRTALPRQQTMRALIDWSYDLLGDAEKAVFRRVAVFAGGWTLEAAGEICSDDAIESWDVLDLLGALVDKSMVVAELADGEQRYRLLESTRQYASEKLGESGEREHLRGKHAAYYLALLREAEPSLNVTPMGTWIAPLAAETDNFRLALDWYLTDKTDPELGAELIALLIEVFSEISRPAELWRWLVVAHGALGESGDPALRARLLGGMSAISDAIGMGFSQRLELAQQALAIFRECGTTLDIARATVQVGLYYAFVERITEATPLFEEGLELARRTKDRRLIARALAAESYCLSDLEAKRQCLREATALYRAAGDDRGAARTQSWLAEQEFRFGDVGAALAHANESIAICRRRRFRSNLVVHLVNAAAYHLWIGAVDEARDAAREAIGICQEIQDLLDVPICIQHLAGVAQARGDAERAARLLGFTDARFLAIDEVRQMTEKRLYDRIVEALLGTLGADELRAHMAAGALLGEDEAIDEALRA